From a single Ornithodoros turicata isolate Travis chromosome 8, ASM3712646v1, whole genome shotgun sequence genomic region:
- the LOC135366745 gene encoding uncharacterized protein LOC135366745 translates to MFDFARQGYIYSQTPDEAKVGSSYITNGYPDEARSVHAVRVCSSHFTDNVYLDENIMEVQLGLTQKRNELKLDAVPTVFHEQSEPATSTLQAVRQGQAQVKDQVLLIKSHPSMKRHQAMYVCARQFC, encoded by the exons atgtttgatttcgcacgccaaggatacatctacagccagaccccagacgaagcgaaagttggaagcagctacatcactaacgggtatccagatgaagcaaggagtgttcatgctgtccgtgtatgctcctcgcatttcaccgataatgtgtacctggatgagaacatcatggaagtgcaacttggattgacacaaaaaaggaacgaattgaaacttgacgccgttccgacagtgttccacgaacaaagcgagccagcaacttcgaca ctgcaggcagttcgacagggtcaagcgcaagtg aaggaccaggtgctgctgatcaagtcccatccatccatgaaacggcatcaagcaatgtacgtgtgtgcacggcaattttgctga
- the LOC135367555 gene encoding chitinase-3-like protein 1 — translation MEAEEANNAGEDEVGVLGVEDVIQPVPSDVLLSVACLLSVLLTLFGLAAALQTHLVRKLQLGISTSLVEVPVKTSESRSAPQIPSHPHSSRSVQELPIAFQIYPKEVYRGSSRIFCVFNDGVDRVGRSNVAFTIETFPYHLCTDALYCCCGIDARSLTLVPRSSAATVLKFHAIKLRNPSIRIWVTAGGASEANQAFSRIVTDAEAKRLFVRQAVDWLLYFGYDGLNIQWSFPDLEHRESLTALMQSLKTACGLTRKLLALAVPVDETKRRGFDVEALAEILDGNSILMMQSTPLEHLYNQTFFIHTQEEVEKYARIAQAINSTTSKVCYVVSIAEPSLFLTNRSRWNIGDEAKGPWRSNLSSTAGVSAFDDVCKQHWIVSKRMQYGVYSRKGDRWAGYLTRDTMREFLMDITNVTGVRRCLGVADPEWDDFSGVCDTRSPYPLTRVVFAVATGIEKAPRPPDEDDI, via the coding sequence ATGGAAGCTGAGGAAGCAAACAACGCAGGTGAGGACGAAGTAGGGGTACTAGGAGTCGAGGACGTCATCCAACCCGTACCCAGCGACGTCCTCCTGTCGGTCGCCTGCCTGCTCTCCGTCCTCTTGACTCTCTTTGGCCTCGCCGCTGCTCTACAGACTCATCTGGTCCGCAAGTTGCAGCTTGGCATCTCAACGTCTCTTGTAGAAGTTCCAGTAAAAACGTCAGAGTCCCGATCTGCTCCGCAGATACCATCTCATCCACATTCGTCCCGTAGCGTCCAAGAACTGCCCATTGCTTTCCAAATATACCCCAAGGAGGTTTACAGAGGGAGTTCGAGGATCTTTTGCGTTTTCAACGATGGCGTGGACCGCGTCGGCCGGTCAAATGTTGCTTTCACCATTGAAACATTCCCGTACCATCTATGCACAGACGCGCTGTACTGCTGCTGTGGCATCGACGCCAGGAGTCTGACCCTCGTTCCCAGGTCCTCAGCAGCCACGGTGTTGAAATTTCACGCAATCAAGCTCCGGAATCCTTCCATTCGCATCTGGGTAACGGCAGGTGGCGCTAGTGAGgcgaatcaggctttttcgagAATCGTGACGGATGCCGAAGCCAAGCGGCTCTTCGTGCGCCAAGCTGTAGACTGGCTTCTGTACTTTGGTTACGATGGCCTCAACATTCAGTGGAGTTTCCCAGATCTTGAGCACAGAGAGAGCTTAACGGCCTTGATGCAATCCCTGAAGACAGCGTGTGGGCTCACCAGAAAGCTTCTGGCGCTCGCGGTTCCCGTCGACGAGACTAAACGTCGGGGCTTTGACGTGGAGGCACTCGCAGAAATACTCGACGGCAACTCCATTCTGATGATGCAGTCGACCCCTCTGGAACATCTCTACAACCAGACGTTCTTCATACATACCCAAGAAGAGGTAGAGAAATATGCTCGAATCGCACAAGCGATTAACTCAACAACGAGCAAGGTTTGCTACGTGGTCTCCATCGCTGAACCGTCTCTGTTCTTGACCAACCGCAGTCGGTGGAACATCGGTGACGAGGCTAAGGGCCCCTGGAGGTCCAACCTCTCTTCCACGGCAGGTGTGTCGGCTTTCGATGACGTGTGCAAGCAGCATTGGATTGTATCGAAGAGGATGCAGTATGGTGTGTACTCGAGAAAAGGTGACCGCTGGGCGGGGTATCTGACCAGGGACACTATGCGAGAGTTTTTGATGGACATCACCAACGTGACTGGAGTACGGCGCTGTTTAGGTGTCGCCGATCCCGAATGGGATGATTTTTCGGGTGTCTGCGATACTAGAAGCCCGTACCCGCTGACTCGCGTTGTGTTTGCAGTCGCAACGGGCATTGAGAAGGCTCCTCGCCCGCCAGACGAAGATGACATCTGA
- the LOC135366744 gene encoding uncharacterized protein LOC135366744, producing MTAICVICMELLVGRENVVTTCGHVFHRQCLREWFTSQEGSQCPQCRNVTDTHLKRVYITWQDSQSSRRLSTNEAPEQALSQQPGVAESPNLTLTERMMSLFCEVSAVARTTAYHLRHSLQEHRVINSAVEIACDIQNLARSSANSVRQDIQQAEVRLRRALAEMGVVCSISRAL from the exons ATGACTGCCATCTGCGTGATTTGCATGGAACTTCTGGTGGGTCGAGAGAACGTTGTGACGACCTGCGGTCACGTGTTTCACCGTCAGTGTCTCCGGGAGTGGTTCACGTCTCAAGAGGGCTCCCAATGCCCTCAATGCCGCAACGTGACGGACACCCACCTCAAAAGGGTTTATATTACTTGGCAGGATTCGCAAAGCAGTCGTCGCCTGTCAACGAACGAAGCTCCAGAGCAAGCGTTGA GTCAACAACCTGGCGTGGCCGAATCTCCAAACCTCACCTTAACCGAGCGCATGATGTCGTTGTTCTGTGAAGTCAGCGCAGTGGCCCGTACCACGGCCTACCACCTTCGCCACAGCCTCCAGGAACACAGGGTCATCAACTCCGCTGTAGAAATCGCGTGCGATATCCAGAACCTGGCACGGTCGTCGGCAAACAGCGTTCGCCAGGACATTCAGCAGGCGGAGGTCCGGCTCAGGCGCGCCTTAGCAGAGATGGGAGTTGTGTGCAGCATTTCTCGAGCTCTCTGA